A stretch of the Musa acuminata AAA Group cultivar baxijiao chromosome BXJ2-7, Cavendish_Baxijiao_AAA, whole genome shotgun sequence genome encodes the following:
- the LOC135617023 gene encoding probable transcription factor GLK1, with product MLAVESLRGSNGDDRDGTLGNFPVSDDFGDEALLEDIDFGELFMGIDDGDVLPDLELDPAEIFAAFSVGEEGSGKATAVEEPEGAFGGDGSTQDVVVLEAEVGEEEKDVKRQREEVVGATTTEDSMVMPSGLRSDSPDGNKGRKPSSPSATRGSHGKRKSKVDWTPELHRRFVQAVEQLGIDKAVPSRILELMGIDCLTRHNIASHLQKYRSHRKHLLAREAEAASWTRRRQMYPKKDVNPWLAPTIGFPPPPPPPAVRPFRPLHVWGHPTAEAPLVHMWLRRPVPQPPSLPWAPQPPLPPPPDPSYWHHLYQRGGREGWVPHAMTQGTPCFPQPLPAARFPAPPPVPGIVPQPMYRPIPPPVTDHSSSQLQLDAHPSTESIDAAIGDVLAKPWLPLPLGLKSPSVDGVLVELQKQGVPKVPPACG from the exons ATGCTTGCAGTCGAATCTTTGAGAGGTTCTAATGGAGACGATCGGGATGGGACGTTGGGAAACTTCCCCGTCTCCGATGACTTCGGCGACGAGGCCTTGCTCGAGGACATCGACTTCGGTGAACTCTTCATGGGAATCGATGACGGAGACGTGCTGCCGGACCTTGAGCTGGATCCAGCAGAGATTTTCGCGGCGTTCTCGGTCGGAGAGGAGGGCTCGGGCAAGGCGACGGCCGTGGAGGAGCCCGAAGGGGCGTTTGGTGGAGATGGCTCGACGCAAGATGTGGTGGTCTTGGAGGCGGAGGtcggagaggaggagaaggatgtgAAGAGACAGCGGGAGGAAGTCGTGGGTGCGACGACGACGGAGGACTCAATGGTCATGCCATCTGGGTTGAGATCTGACTCGCCGGACGGCAATAAAGGTCGTAAGCCGTCGTCTCCGTCGGCTACGAGGGGCTCACACGGGAAGCGCAAATCAAAA GTGGACTGGACGCCGGAGCTTCACCGGAGATTCGTGCAGGCGGTGGAGCAGCTGGGGATCGACAAAGCGGTGCCCTCCAGGATTTTAGAGCTCATGGGGATCGATTGCCTCACCCGACACAATATTGCTAGCCATCTACAA AAGTATCGATCGCACCGGAAGCATTTGCTCGCgagggaggcggaggcggcgagcTGGACGCGGCGACGGCAGATGTACCCAAAGAAGGACGTCAACCCATGGCTCGCCCCTACTATCGGCttcccacctcctcctcctccgcctgcgGTCCGGCCTTTTCGGCCACTGCATGTCTGGGGGCACCCCACCGCAGAAGCGCCACTGGTCCACATGTGGCTACGGCGTCCGGTGCCGCAGCCTCCCTCGCTGCCGTGGGCTCCTCAGCCACCACTTCCGCCACCACCGGATCCCTCCTATTGGCACCACCTCTATCAAAGG ggaggaagagaaggatgGGTTCCACATGCCATGACCCAGGGAACTCCTTGCTTCCCTCAGCCACTGCCGGCGGCG AGATTTCCGGCTCCACCACCTGTTCCGGGCATCGTCCCCCAACCCATGTATAGACCGATTCCTCCTCCCGTGACCGACCACTCCAGCTCGCAGCTTCAACTTGATGCTCATCCT TCAACAGAAAGCATAGATGCAGCTATAGGAGATGTCTTAGCCAAGCCATGGTTGCCATTGCCTCTCGGATTGAAGTCCCCATCAGTAGATGGTGTGTTGGTGGAACTACAAAAGCAAGGGGTACCAAAAGTGCCACCAGCTTGCGGATGA